A genomic region of Helicoverpa armigera isolate CAAS_96S chromosome 31, ASM3070526v1, whole genome shotgun sequence contains the following coding sequences:
- the LOC126054361 gene encoding uncharacterized protein LOC126054361 → MKILIILACIGFAASVDPSPRSVNVALETSFLFEPKDANENISFIKNIKDFLDKLYKILAPQTKYQKKFRSETDVVEQKPERKWGFFDWIKSAGEQFLNMTAPKIEAAASVVQTEVSKVAEQGVNAIKDVMPEMPEMPSFHDVMPDMPSFKANDHGESKVFKPSGDNIKESIKNMLQDDNEALNEVAKKMNQYYTEEEVKKLHKLLRKFTKYLDADVDTSKVIKEIFQVVFLDKYKSLNDTAKANLVKDFEFLCDYMKASKNTQLKAQTKKQPSTPSNHLVLPEVQLLFGEILNPSKNPQPLTGENKDLRRTDKKKHKKDEKKKGPTQSQIVVDNLELIVKSLKPQP, encoded by the exons ATgaaaattcttattattttagccTGCATAGGCTTTG CGGCCTCAGTGGACCCCTCACCGCGGAGCGTGAACGTGGCCCTAGAAACCTCCTTCCTCTTCGAACCCAAAGACGCCAACGAGAAcatatcatttataaaaaacataaaagacttTTTGGACAAACTGTACAAAATACTGGCGCCACAGACGAAGTACCAGAAAAAGTTCCGTTCAGAAACCGACGTTGTCGAGCAAAAACCGGAAAGAAAATGGGGCTTTTTCGATTGGATAAAAAGTGCTGGTGAGCAGTTTTTAAATATGACCGCTCCTAAAATTGAGGCGGCTGCTTCCGTTGTTCAGACTGAAGTGTCTAAGGTGGCCGAACAGGGGGTTAATGCTATTAAAGACGTCATGCCTGAAATGCCTGAAATGCCTAGTTTCCATGATGTTATGCCCGATATGCCTTCGTTCAAAGCTAACGATCACGGGGAATCTAAGGTTTTTAAACCCAGTGGAGACAACATTAAAGAAAGCATAAAAAATATGCTACAAGATGACAATGAGGCTCTCAATGAAGTAGCTAAAAAAATGAATCAATATTACACGGAAGAAGAAGTGAAAAAACTACACAAACTTTTGCgaaaattcacaaaatatttggaCGCTGACGTTGACACGTCCAAAGTTATCAAAGAGATATTCCAAGTAGTATTTTTGGATAAATACAAAAGTCTTAATGATACTGCTAAAGCTAATTTGGTCAAAGACTTTGAATTCTTGTGCGATTATATGAAAGCGAGTAAGAATACTCAGTTAAAAGCGCAGACTAAGAAACAGCCGTCAACTCCATCAAATCATTTAGTTTTACCGGAAGTCCAATTATTATTTGGTGAAATATTAAATCCGAGTAAAAATCCACAACCGCTTACTGgtgaaaataaagatttaagacGAACCgataagaaaaaacataaaaaggatgaaaagaaaaaaggtCCTACCCAATCTCAAATTGTCGTTGACAATCTAGAACTTATTGTGAAATCTCTTAAACCACAACCTTAA
- the LOC110378621 gene encoding zinc finger protein 43 has translation MDDNPELALKKLCCTCLSRDRKLFQLCRIPEGVNNLYLLLSYDSEAYREGFYKDTASLHVCWECRAVMCRIMRFRQQACVAQRQLTSIVDGRSQIETTCLSRLTTNHKTTFQKIISKSNNTQPDNFIDCGLTMDIKSESEEDIPLSELHTNCASDSETQVVIQTIDYKEELSKDATDNEDVIFKLKKKKKLKNGRKRKYFSTVLVVDSELEDLRLQNRMADDFVNAEFKCDSCIEIFSSQIGLDEHNSSLHTEKPDHLPCDICLVYTPITLYEDHRESHYHKHTCQLCVYTSFNMNDMATHLKTEHSIENVELTNNKRKKGRHKTDLSKKESKGKRNPTMTDKRTPYGYLCTECNKYFDNKNQRWKHVQRHHREGYKCETCGKRFAFKNNLTRHELLHRGGPPRQQCEVCHKQVRVDLLKVHARTHTDRQTHTCVHCAKTFVSRASYEHHLKYTKAHALVDILKYKCTLCDKGYRSRGELRDHVNYQHMGKTQHKCPVCGKALATRRCITRHVRRAHEGVKESARDKICQQCGKAFRDKKGLREHELIHTGQRPLSCEICGCTFRQSASLYTHRKRVHNVYSGAKTVTLQE, from the exons atggATGATAACCCTGAACTAGCGTTAAAGAAATTATGTTGTACATGTTTAAGTAGAGATAGGAAATTGTTTCAGCTATGCAGAATTCCTGAAggagtaaataatttatatttactgcTATCTTATGACTCTGAAGCTTATAGG GAAGGTTTCTACAAAGACACAGCAAGTCTGCACGTGTGCTGGGAGTGTAGAGCTGTCATGTGCAGGATCATGAGGTTCCGGCAGCAGGCGTGTGTCGCTCAAAGGCAGCTGACCAGCATTGTGGATGGGAGAAGTCAG ATTGAAACAACATGCCTTTCCCGCCTAACCACCAACCACAAAAcaacatttcaaaaaataatttccaaatcAAATAACACACAACCAGACAATTTCATAGACTGTGGTCTCACAATGGACATTAAAAGCGAAAGCGAAGAGGACATACCTCTATCAGAGCTACACACCAACTGCGCATCTGACAGCGAGACACAAGTAGTCATTCAAACCATAGACTATAAAGAGGAACTGTCAAAAGACGCCACAGATAATGAAGATGTAATTTTTAAgttgaagaagaaaaagaaattgaaaaatggTAGAAAAAGGAAGTATTTTTCTACTGTTTTGGTTGTGGATAGTGAGTTAGAAGATTTAAGGTTACAGAATAGAATGGCTGATGATTTTGTAAATGCGGAATTTAAATGTGATAGTTGTATTGAGATATTTAGTAGTCAAATTGGTTTGGATGAACATAATTCTTCTTTACATACAGAG aaaccAGACCACCTCCCATGTGATATATGCCTAGTCTACACTCCAATAACGTTATACGAAGACCATAGAGAATCGCATTACCATAAACACACATGTCAGCTATGTGTGTACACCAGCTTTAATATGAATGATATGGCAACACATTTGAAGACTGAACATAGCATAGAGAATGTTGAATTAACGAATAATAAAAGGAAAAAG GGTCGTCACAAAACAGATTTATCTAAAAAGGAGAGTAAAGGTAAACGGAACCCCACTATGACAGACAAACGTACGCCCTACGGATATCTATGTACGGAATGCAATAAGTACTTTGA TAACAAGAATCAAAGATGGAAGCACGTTCAGCGTCACCACAGAGAAGGATATAAATGTGAAACCTGCGGAAAACGGTTCGCTTTCAAGAATAACCTGACCAGGCACGAGTT GTTACACCGCGGTGGTCCACCTCGTCAACAATGTGAAGTGTGTCACAAGCAAGTGCGAGTGGACTTGCTGAAAGTTCACGCACGcacacacacagacagacagacgcaCACATGTGTGCATTGTGCTAAGACTTTTGTGAGTCGAGCGTCTTATGAGCATCATTTGAAGTATACGAAAGCTCATGCGTTGGTTGATATACTCAA GTATAAATGTACTCTATGTGATAAAGGATATCGTTCTCGCGGAGAGTTGAGAGATCACGTCAATTACCAGCACATGGGTAAAACGCAACATAAGTGTCCCGTCTGCGGGAAG GCATTAGCGACCCGTCGTTGTATAACGCGGCACGTGAGGCGAGCACACGAGGGCGTCAAGGAGAGCGCCAGAGACAAGATATGTCAACAGTGTGGGAAGGCTTTTAGG GACAAAAAAGGTCTCCGCGAACACGAACTAATACACACGGGCCAGCGACCGCTCTCGTGCGAGATATGCGGCTGCACGTTCAGACAGAGCGCCTCGCTGTACACGCACAGGAAGCGCGTGCACAACGTGTACTCCGGGGCTAAGACTGTCACGCTGCAAGAGTGA
- the LOC110378636 gene encoding SCAN domain-containing protein 3: MTSEMESVVAKTNKQSVSNTSFVDREQFDAELQKYYSGLSAENKKTEWTSEKIQNVIQMLEEHNIAKTLGKRSSDKQYYHARKYDTINIGDEKVLILKRKSHTDPTVRIVPSSEFYQLIYEAHVETGHGRRDKIISALKDKYVVPIWAINIFLKLCKTCIAKKSLPKRGTVVKPTSDDFDRRGHVDLVDFQSSPDNDYKWLLQYQDHLTKFCFLRPLKSKEAKEVAIEILKIFLEVGCPNILQSNKREFTAEVLKEIVSLWPSCKILNGRPSKGNIERRQDVKSMIQSWMVDHNSTNWSIGCYFAQFQKNTSFHPTIQRTPFRALFGDDPRLGLTSTNLPKNVITKLETEQDLERFLEGANKENDNLHYLDTLKAVKQEEIAEDDNEIQIPSSNLNIPTTVNDIHPEILNIESENTPISSDNHLDQAIVSNHDTLNTEEITESNTNININDKEEIPVVNEITSANNRDIISTEIENTSILCHICNLETTGAITCQNCNSMIHIMCGVSSEDEGSSQLICNLCANEYSVSRERQQHLKRAGDRIALSSKKFKDMGTTVLVEEPETDRGALNSKNIEKTNELFRVGTPFGISDGIPNADLSSENTIISDDISQHPSKGRILSENEMMGLIALIEDSKIITDKNTDATTNLLKAKEWQHITHVFNSKYGFGSRTPHQLRLKWDNLKKSSRKRTAEIRMLCHKNGGELPADYPSNDILDRVAAILGNPVDITALRSKIKEEQQSDDEFLETEQDTTQNENGTIKIGTDTIEIENGTETQNNRPVKFGRTTNNMNSRQNAIAQFYMTKRHLARSKAQNIKLESEKICLEHEKLRLENEKILLEHEKIRLENEKILLEHENLRLQNVKLQLEISKLRGLEDEN; this comes from the exons atgacgaGTGAAATGGAGTCTGTAGttgcaaaaacaaacaaacaatcagtGAGCAATACAAGTTTTGTCGATCGAGAACAATTTGATGCAGAGTTACAAAAGTACTACAGTGGGCTAAgcgcagaaaataaaaaaactgagtGGACGAGTGAAAAAATCCAAAATGTTATACAAATGTTAGAAGAACACAATATTGCTAAAACTTTAGGTAAGCGATCATCAGACAAGCAATATTATCACGCAAGAAAATATGATACAATTAACATTGGTGacgaaaaagttttaatattaaagagaAAATCACATACTGATCCAACGGTACGGATTGTTCCTAGCTCTGAATTCTACCAGCTAATATATGAAGCCCACGTTGAAACGGGTCATGGACGGCGTGACAAAATTATTTCTGCCCTGAAAGATAAGTATGTAGTACCAATATGGGcgataaatatatttcttaagcTGTGTAAAACATGTATTGCGAAGAAAAGTCTTCCCAAGCGTGGAACAGTCGTAAAACCGACTTCTGACGACTTTGACAGGAGAGGACACGTCGACCTCGTAGATTTCCAATCCTCGCCTGATAATGATTATAAATGGCTTCTGCAATACCAAGACCATTTGACGAAATTTTGCTTTCTGCGACCTTTAAAAAGCAAAGAAGCGAAAGAAGTAGCGATTGAgatactcaaaatatttttggaagtcGGCTGCCCAAATATCCTCCAGAGTAATAAGCGTGAGTTCACAGCTGAGGTGTTAAAAGAAATTGTAAGCTTATGGCCTTCGTGTAAAATTCTTAATGGGAGACCAAGCAAAGGAAATATAGAACGGAGACAGGACGTGAAAAGTATGATACAATCATGGATGGTAGATCACAATTCTACAAACTGGTCGATAGGGTGTTACTTTGCTCAATTTCAGAAAAATACATCATTTCATCCAACTATTCAGAGAACACCGTTTAGAGCCTTGTTTGGGGATGACCCGAGATTAGGTCTAACTTCTACTAATTTACCTAAAAACGTGATAACTAAACTTGAAACTGAACAGGATCTAGAGAGATTTTTAGAAGGCGCTAATAAAGAAAACGACAATTTACATTATCTTGATACACTTAAGGCTGTAAAACAAGAAGAAATTGCCGAAGACGATAATGAGATACAAATTCCATCAAGCAACTTAAATATACCAACAACAGTTAATGACATTCATCCAGAGATTCTCAACATTGAGTCTGAAAATACACCCATCTCCAGCGACAACCATTTAGACCAAGCCATAGTTTCTAATCATGACACACTTAATACTGAAGAAATAACAGAATCAAACACtaatataaacataaatgaCAAAGAAGAAATACCGGTTGTCAATGAAATCACTTCTGCAAACAACAGAGATATAATTTCTACTGAAATAGAAAACACAAGTATTTTATGTCATATTTGTAATCTAGAAACAACGGGAGCGATTACATGTCAAAATTGTAATAGCATGATACATATAATGTGTGGAGTATCGAGCGAAGATGAAGGTAGCAGTCAACTGATCTGCAATTTGTGTGCAAATGAATATAGCGTTTCGAGAGAGAGACAGCAACATTTGAAAAGAGCCGGAGACAGAATAGCTTTGTCGTCTAAGAAATTTAAAGATATGGGAACTACAGTGCTTGTCGAAGAGCCTGAAACAGACAGAGGGGCTCTGAACagcaaaaatatagaaaaaacaaatgaactgtTTAGAGTTGGCACTCCATTTGGAATTAGTGACGGCATTCCAAACGCTGACCTTTCTTCAGAAAATACGATTATCTCTGATGATATTTCACAG CATCCCAGCAAGGGAAGAATTCTATCAGAAAATGAAATGATGGGTTTAATAGCCTTAATAGAGGACAGCAAAATCATTACGGACAAAAACACAGATGCCACTACAAATTTATTGAAAGCTAAGGAATGGCAGCATATAACACATGTCTTTAACTCTAAGTATGGATTTGGTTCGCGGACGCCGCATCAGTTGAGATTAAAATGGGATAATTTGAAAAAGAGCTCTAGGAAGCGGACTGCTGAAATACGGATGTTGTGTCATAAG aaCGGTGGCGAGCTGCCAGCAGACTATCCTTCTAATGATATCTTAGACCGAGTGGCAGCTATTCTAGGCAATCCAGTTGATATTACAG cTTTGCGAtccaaaataaaagaagaacaaCAATCAGATGACGAATTTTTGGAAACAGAACAAGACACAACTCAAAATGAAAATGGAACTATCAAAATAGGAACAGACacaatagaaatagaaaatggaacagaaacacaaaataatagACCAGTAAAATTTGGAAGAACtacaaataatatgaatagTAGACAGAATGCTATAGCCCAATTTTATATGACAAAGCGACACTTAGCGCGTAGCAAggcacaaaatataaaattagagAGTGAAAAAATATGTCTAGAACATGAAAAATTAAGATTGGAAAATGAAAAGATTTTGTTGGAACACGAAAAGATAAGATTAGAAAATGAAAAGATACTTTTAGAACACGAAAATTTGAGACTACAAAATGTGAAATTACAGTTGGAAATTAGCAAATTGAGGGGATTAGAAGATGAAAATTAG
- the LOC110378644 gene encoding uncharacterized protein LOC110378644 encodes MNINVNVYEVPVVSAVIMHQQPPQEMQNHNVPQPPPPVNTQEPEPPHLVERKPKIEKKKKEAIEGQAREIIFKVIKFFESEKQNRGYAYPVENVVKRACAATGLSESTIKRIKRDGLRAEATQTKIAGPKKKRVRKTKVQLDYFQLCALRGIVNSYSVRKEVPTLGKILTAAKHELNYRGGKESLRLILLNKLGIKFKKCEKKNKKPPEQPPQPPPQPPMQNIMQQHQQMQQVMKPVENQCVYTTMMPHVPPVSY; translated from the coding sequence ATGAATATAAACGTCAATGTTTACGAGGTGCCTGTGGTCAGTGCAGTTATTATGCACCAACAGCCGCCTCAGGAGATGCAGAATCACAATGTCCCACAGCCGCCACCTCCAGTGAACACCCAGGAACCAGAACCACCCCACTTAGTCGAACGAAAACCCAAAATcgagaagaaaaagaaagagGCGATAGAGGGACAAGCTCGAGAGATTATTTTTAAGGTAATAAAGTTCTTTGAAAGCGAAAAACAGAACAGAGGCTACGCTTACCCAGTAGAAAACGTCGTTAAAAGAGCGTGTGCAGCCACAGGGTTGTCAGAAAGCACGATAAAACGTATCAAAAGGGATGGTTTACGCGCGGAAGCAACACAGACAAAAATCGCGGGTCCTAAGAAAAAACGCGTAAGAAAAACGAAAGTACAGCTAGATTATTTCCAACTGTGCGCTTTAAGAGGCATAGTGAACAGCTACTCAGTCAGAAAAGAGGTTCCAACGCTTGGAAAAATTTTAACAGCGGCAAAACACGAATTGAACTACAGAGGCGGTAAGGAGTCATTACGACTAATACTGTTGAATAAACTTGGTATTAAGTTTAAGAAGTGTgagaagaagaataaaaagcCTCCGGAACAGCCTCCGCAGCCCCCCCCACAGCCTCCGATGCAGAATATAATGCAACAACACCAACAGATGCAACAAGTAATGAAACCAGTTGAAAATCAATGCGTCTACACAACGATGATGCCACATGTACCTCCAGTTTCATACTGA